In Lachnospiraceae bacterium, one DNA window encodes the following:
- a CDS encoding PolC-type DNA polymerase III yields the protein MAKGFLEVFPTLNIAEPLKELLALAEVEKVTSAKDRSSIRVYMKSARLIHKQNIYDLERGIKDQLFPDKQITIKIQEKYRLSGQYTPEKLLKMYKDSLLLELKHYSIVEYSMFRKAQIVFENEGKMVLTVEDTMVNRDKTNELKRVLEKVFNERCGLPVEVSFLYIPAKENDRRKQIEQKLEREAQAIYWQNHKDELGSVNSGENISQPAAIRNTDEKKTQAEDAIIMDVPTPEAAPWDALMDQAASGNVPGNDENISLVAIGTKPTDVEKTAASKMLAGERTEKPQLNKGRKGWGREKDSGFGEDRKFSVKRSNNPDVLYGRDFDDDFMEIEKIDGEIGEVTLRGQILTCESRELRSGKFILTFDITDFTDTITAKMFIRPEIFNEVKDMIKTGMFIKIKGVTTIDKFDGELTLGSIAGIKKAEDFTTKRMDNSLEKRVELHCHTKMSDMDGVSDVKSIIKRAKKWGMSSIAVTDHGCVQAFPDANHALDKGDTFKILYGVEGYLVDDTKQLVENSKGQTFADTYVVFDIETTGFSPVKNRIIEIGAVKVVDGVITDKFSTFVNPDVPIPFDIEKLTSINDAMVLPYPKIDVILPRFLEFVADAVLVAHNAGFDVGFIGHYAEALGLPFSPTVLDTVSLARLLLPNLNRFKLDTVAKALNISLENHHRAVDDAGATAEIFTAFVKMLRERDIEDLDHLNELSTMDAQTIMKLPTNHVIILAKNDLGRINLYRLVSWSHLDYYSRRPRIPKSVLDKYREGLLIGSACEAGELYQALLRGAPDAEIARLVNFYDYLEIQPLGNNAFMLRDEKSTVKTEEDLIEINKRIVDLGTQFGKLVCATCDVHFLDPQDEVYRRIIMAGQGFKDSDDQAPLYLRTTEEMLEEFAYLGPDKAYEVVVTNTRKISDMCEKIAPVRPDKCPPVIPDSDKTLTKICYDRAHEMYGEDLPKIVVDRLERELHSIITNGFAVMYIIAQKLVWKSNEDGYLVGSRGSVGSSFVATMSGITEVNPLSPHYHCPKCRYYDFDSEEVRKFSGMAGCDMPDKKCPVCGTPLEKDGFDIPFETFLGFKGDKEPDIDLNFSGEYQSKAHDYTEVIFGKGQTFRAGTIGTLADKTAFGYVKKYYEERGTRKRNCEINRIVQGCVGVRRTTGQHPGGIIVLPLGEEIYSFTPVQHPANDMTTSTVTTHFDYHSIDHNLLKLDILGHDDPTMIRMLQDLIGLDPVKDIPLDSSEVMSLFQNTSALGITPDDIGGCPLGALGVPEFGTDFAMQMLLDTKPKYFSDLVRIAGLAHGTDVWLGNAQTLIQEGKATIQTAICTRDDIMIYLIAQGMEQGLSFTIMESVRKGKGLKPEWEEDMKAHGVPDWYIWSCKKIKYMFPKAHAAAYVMMAWRIAYCKIFYPLAYYAAFFSIRASAFSYEIMCQGRDKLEYYLADYKKRSDTLSKKEQDTLRDMRIVQEMYARGFDFVPIDIYKAKARHFQIIDGRLMPSLSSIDGLGEKAAEAVVDAVKDGPFLSVEDFSGRTKVNGTICSLMSDLGLLKDLPQSNQLSLFDL from the coding sequence ATGGCAAAAGGTTTTTTAGAAGTATTTCCAACTCTTAATATTGCAGAGCCTTTAAAGGAGCTTTTAGCTTTGGCAGAAGTAGAAAAAGTTACTTCTGCCAAAGATAGAAGCTCTATTCGTGTTTATATGAAAAGCGCAAGGCTCATTCATAAACAAAATATTTATGATCTGGAACGTGGAATTAAAGACCAGCTGTTTCCAGATAAACAGATCACTATTAAGATCCAGGAAAAATACAGACTGTCAGGACAGTATACGCCTGAAAAGCTTTTAAAGATGTATAAGGATAGTCTGTTGTTAGAATTAAAGCATTACAGCATCGTAGAATACAGTATGTTCCGCAAGGCTCAGATTGTTTTTGAGAACGAAGGAAAAATGGTACTGACTGTAGAAGATACCATGGTAAACAGGGACAAGACCAATGAATTAAAAAGGGTTCTGGAAAAAGTATTTAACGAGCGGTGTGGTTTGCCGGTGGAAGTGTCATTTCTGTATATCCCTGCAAAGGAAAATGACAGAAGAAAGCAGATAGAACAGAAATTAGAAAGAGAAGCACAGGCTATTTACTGGCAGAATCATAAGGATGAATTAGGCAGTGTGAATAGCGGAGAAAATATCTCACAGCCTGCTGCGATACGGAATACAGATGAGAAAAAAACTCAGGCAGAGGATGCTATCATCATGGATGTTCCTACGCCTGAAGCAGCTCCCTGGGATGCGCTAATGGATCAGGCAGCTTCAGGAAATGTTCCGGGAAATGATGAGAATATTTCTCTTGTAGCAATTGGGACAAAACCAACAGATGTGGAAAAAACGGCTGCCTCAAAGATGCTAGCAGGAGAAAGAACGGAAAAACCTCAGCTAAACAAAGGAAGAAAAGGCTGGGGAAGAGAAAAAGACTCTGGCTTTGGAGAAGACAGGAAGTTTTCAGTCAAGCGTTCCAATAACCCGGATGTGCTCTATGGACGTGACTTTGATGATGACTTTATGGAGATTGAGAAGATTGACGGAGAGATCGGAGAAGTTACTTTAAGGGGGCAGATCTTAACCTGTGAAAGCCGTGAACTTAGAAGCGGTAAATTTATTCTTACCTTCGATATAACAGACTTTACAGATACCATTACAGCAAAGATGTTCATTAGGCCGGAGATATTTAATGAAGTGAAGGACATGATCAAAACAGGCATGTTTATTAAGATCAAGGGCGTTACCACTATTGATAAATTTGATGGAGAACTTACATTAGGCTCCATTGCAGGTATTAAAAAAGCAGAAGATTTTACTACCAAGCGTATGGATAACAGTCTGGAAAAACGTGTGGAGCTGCACTGCCATACAAAAATGAGTGATATGGATGGTGTTTCTGATGTAAAGAGCATCATAAAGCGGGCGAAAAAATGGGGTATGTCATCTATTGCTGTTACGGATCATGGCTGCGTTCAGGCATTCCCTGATGCAAATCATGCTCTGGATAAAGGAGATACCTTTAAGATCTTATATGGCGTAGAAGGTTATCTGGTAGATGATACAAAACAGCTGGTAGAAAATTCTAAAGGCCAGACTTTTGCAGATACTTATGTTGTTTTTGATATTGAGACCACGGGTTTTAGTCCTGTAAAGAACCGTATCATTGAGATTGGTGCTGTAAAAGTGGTAGATGGTGTGATCACAGACAAGTTTTCTACGTTTGTAAATCCAGATGTGCCCATTCCATTTGATATTGAAAAGCTGACCAGTATTAATGACGCTATGGTATTGCCTTATCCGAAAATTGATGTGATCTTACCCCGGTTTCTGGAATTTGTGGCAGATGCAGTGCTGGTAGCCCACAACGCTGGTTTTGACGTAGGTTTTATTGGACATTATGCAGAAGCCCTTGGACTGCCATTTTCACCAACAGTGCTGGATACAGTATCTCTGGCACGGCTTCTTTTACCAAACTTAAATCGTTTTAAGCTGGATACAGTGGCGAAAGCTTTAAATATTTCTCTGGAAAACCATCACCGGGCAGTCGATGATGCCGGAGCGACAGCAGAGATTTTTACCGCTTTTGTAAAAATGCTGCGGGAGCGTGATATCGAGGATCTGGATCACTTAAATGAATTAAGTACCATGGATGCTCAGACTATTATGAAGCTTCCCACCAATCATGTTATCATCCTGGCAAAAAATGATCTGGGACGTATCAATCTGTACCGTCTGGTCAGCTGGTCCCATTTGGATTATTATTCCAGACGTCCCCGTATTCCCAAGAGCGTTCTGGATAAGTATAGAGAAGGTCTGCTGATCGGCTCTGCATGCGAGGCAGGAGAACTGTATCAGGCTCTTCTTAGAGGTGCACCAGATGCGGAAATCGCAAGGCTGGTTAATTTCTATGATTATCTGGAGATCCAGCCTTTGGGCAATAACGCATTTATGCTGAGGGATGAAAAGAGTACAGTTAAGACAGAAGAAGATCTGATCGAGATCAATAAAAGAATCGTAGATCTGGGAACTCAGTTTGGAAAACTGGTGTGTGCAACCTGTGATGTGCATTTTCTGGATCCGCAGGATGAAGTTTACCGGCGTATTATCATGGCTGGTCAGGGATTTAAAGATTCCGATGACCAGGCACCTTTGTACCTGCGTACAACGGAAGAGATGCTGGAAGAGTTTGCTTATCTGGGGCCGGATAAGGCATACGAGGTAGTAGTTACAAATACCCGTAAGATTTCTGATATGTGCGAAAAAATCGCTCCGGTACGTCCAGACAAATGTCCTCCTGTTATTCCAGACTCTGACAAGACTTTAACAAAAATCTGCTATGACCGCGCCCATGAAATGTATGGTGAAGATCTTCCTAAGATCGTAGTAGACCGTTTGGAGCGGGAGCTTCATTCCATTATCACCAATGGATTTGCTGTTATGTACATCATTGCCCAGAAACTGGTTTGGAAGTCTAACGAGGATGGATATTTGGTAGGCTCCCGAGGCTCTGTAGGTTCCTCCTTTGTGGCAACTATGTCTGGTATTACAGAGGTAAATCCATTAAGTCCCCATTACCATTGTCCAAAGTGCCGTTACTATGACTTTGATTCTGAAGAAGTTCGTAAGTTTTCCGGTATGGCGGGCTGCGATATGCCGGATAAAAAATGTCCGGTATGTGGGACACCTCTGGAAAAGGACGGTTTTGACATCCCATTTGAGACCTTCCTTGGATTTAAGGGAGATAAGGAGCCTGATATCGATTTAAACTTCTCTGGTGAATATCAGAGTAAGGCTCATGACTATACAGAAGTTATTTTCGGTAAAGGTCAGACTTTCCGTGCTGGTACTATTGGCACACTGGCAGATAAGACGGCTTTCGGTTATGTAAAAAAATATTATGAGGAAAGGGGAACCAGAAAACGGAATTGTGAGATCAACCGTATTGTACAGGGATGTGTAGGCGTGCGCCGTACTACGGGACAGCATCCAGGTGGAATCATCGTATTGCCTTTAGGCGAAGAAATCTATTCCTTTACACCAGTACAGCATCCGGCAAATGATATGACTACTTCTACCGTTACTACACACTTTGATTACCATTCTATTGACCACAACCTGTTAAAGCTGGATATTCTTGGACATGATGATCCAACCATGATCCGTATGCTTCAGGACCTGATCGGTTTGGATCCGGTTAAGGACATTCCTCTGGACAGCTCGGAGGTTATGAGTTTGTTCCAGAACACATCTGCGTTGGGGATCACACCAGATGATATCGGCGGTTGTCCTTTAGGGGCTCTGGGAGTGCCGGAGTTTGGTACTGATTTTGCGATGCAGATGCTCCTTGATACCAAACCCAAATATTTTTCTGATCTTGTACGTATTGCAGGTCTGGCCCATGGTACAGACGTATGGCTGGGAAATGCCCAGACACTGATTCAGGAAGGAAAAGCCACTATTCAGACAGCCATCTGTACCCGAGATGATATTATGATCTATCTGATCGCTCAGGGAATGGAACAGGGACTCTCCTTTACCATCATGGAGAGTGTGCGAAAGGGTAAGGGGTTAAAACCGGAATGGGAAGAGGATATGAAGGCTCATGGCGTGCCTGACTGGTACATATGGTCCTGTAAGAAGATCAAATACATGTTCCCGAAAGCCCATGCTGCGGCCTACGTTATGATGGCGTGGCGTATTGCCTACTGTAAGATTTTCTACCCTCTGGCATATTATGCAGCCTTTTTCAGTATCCGCGCCAGCGCTTTTTCCTATGAGATCATGTGTCAGGGAAGAGATAAGTTGGAATATTATCTGGCAGATTATAAAAAGCGTTCTGATACCCTTTCTAAAAAGGAACAGGATACGCTGCGAGATATGCGCATTGTCCAGGAAATGTATGCAAGAGGCTTTGATTTTGTGCCTATTGATATTTACAAGGCAAAAGCAAGGCATTTCCAGATTATTGATGGCAGACTGATGCCTTCTTTAAGTAGTATTGATGGTTTAGGTGAAAAGGCGGCAGAAGCAGTGGTGGATGCAGTAAAGGATGGTCCATTCTTGTCAGTAGAAGATTTCTCAGGCCGTACCAAAGTAAATGGAACAATTTGTTCCCTGATGTCTGACTTGGGACTGCTTAAGGATCTTCCTCAGTCTAATCAGTTATCATTATTCGATCTATAA
- a CDS encoding IS4 family transposase, whose translation MKHSQKRTFMDIEKMSSDEFKAFCRSGNKNYFTRIRKMPLQDLLFTMINRKGLTLALELRNYMKLAHPGVSISKPGYLKQRMKLNPDAFLELYKYHNRNFYADSTFSTYKDHLILAADGSDINIPTTAETLKLYGSASRKNAKPQAQIGLGCIYDVMNRMILESDCNKVKFNEMRLAEKQMERIPETIGSIPYIIIMDRGYPSTPAFIHMMDKDIKFIVRLKSSDYKKEQNSLTEKDQLVKIKLDKSRIRHYEGTPDGERMKELGEISLRMVKILLENGSLEVLATNLSQTEFHTEEIKELYHMRWGIETAYETLKSRLQLENFTGTKPILLLQDIYSTIYLSNLVEDIILDAERELDQKEANRKHKMMINQTVSIGILKNDLIYILLETDGQKKNMLFQQIYEDISKNLVPIRPDRHYTRTKGQLAGKYSNTHKRAY comes from the coding sequence ATGAAACATTCTCAGAAACGTACATTCATGGATATAGAAAAAATGAGTTCTGATGAATTTAAGGCATTTTGCCGATCAGGTAATAAAAATTATTTTACCAGAATTCGAAAAATGCCTCTTCAGGATCTTCTTTTCACGATGATAAACAGAAAGGGGCTGACGTTGGCATTGGAACTGAGAAATTATATGAAACTTGCTCATCCTGGTGTGTCTATTTCAAAACCAGGATATCTGAAACAGCGTATGAAACTTAATCCAGATGCTTTTTTAGAATTATATAAATATCATAACCGTAACTTTTATGCAGATTCCACCTTTTCAACTTATAAAGATCATTTAATATTAGCCGCTGACGGCTCAGATATTAATATTCCTACCACTGCTGAAACACTGAAACTATATGGTTCTGCAAGCCGGAAAAACGCAAAGCCCCAAGCTCAAATAGGATTAGGCTGTATTTATGATGTAATGAATCGTATGATACTGGAAAGTGACTGTAATAAGGTGAAATTTAATGAAATGCGCCTGGCCGAAAAACAGATGGAGCGAATACCGGAAACAATAGGCAGCATTCCCTATATTATTATCATGGACAGAGGCTATCCTTCTACGCCAGCGTTTATACATATGATGGATAAGGATATTAAATTTATCGTACGTTTAAAAAGCAGTGATTACAAAAAAGAGCAAAACAGTTTAACAGAAAAGGATCAGCTAGTTAAAATAAAACTTGATAAGTCAAGAATCAGACATTACGAGGGAACGCCAGATGGAGAACGTATGAAAGAATTAGGTGAAATTTCATTGCGTATGGTAAAAATCCTATTAGAAAACGGAAGTTTAGAAGTTTTGGCTACAAATCTTTCACAAACTGAATTTCATACAGAAGAAATAAAAGAATTATATCATATGAGGTGGGGGATAGAGACTGCGTATGAAACGCTAAAGAGTCGGTTGCAATTAGAGAATTTTACAGGAACAAAACCTATTCTGTTATTACAAGATATATACAGCACTATATATCTGAGCAATTTAGTTGAAGATATCATATTAGATGCAGAGCGTGAACTGGATCAGAAAGAAGCGAACAGAAAACATAAAATGATGATCAATCAGACTGTTAGTATTGGAATCTTAAAAAATGATCTGATTTATATACTTCTTGAAACGGATGGTCAAAAGAAAAATATGTTATTTCAGCAAATATATGAAGATATCAGTAAAAATCTTGTTCCCATTCGTCCTGATCGGCATTATACCAGAACGAAAGGGCAATTAGCAGGAAAATATTCGAATACCCATAAAAGAGCGTACTGA
- a CDS encoding tyrosine-type recombinase/integrase: MASIRKKGTGYEIRITDGYDSTGKQITISRMFKPKETWSEKKALSEARKFADSLENRMKNGENLDSDKLTLEKISRLFLVDMQPPELARTTYASYRNILNQRLIPYLGSIKLSRINGHTANEYARLIRDPKVRRDNRPGPLSETTIHKDLAVLSAVLSYAVSEGYLSINPLIYARKRSNRRKTVKEYSVKYFTIEQAKWFLWALDNPIDIKHKAHTRKLKNGTTYTVLEYTQSWQLPLKWRFCFQLFLFTGDRRGENLALTWNDLDFEKCTVNVCKASAHVDGETYMKETKTGSTRTVVVPRFVMDVAAQYLTEQKKQCLILGDRWQGYRGKEFKKNFVFIQENGKQMDLGSPRHEFKRLIRIFNENVAQSEDEKLPESVTLHDLRHTAASILISSNMDPRSVAGVLGHADPSTTLNIYAYFFKKKSQEAADIMESVLGKNQDNGKIMGFSQ; encoded by the coding sequence ATGGCATCTATCAGAAAAAAAGGGACTGGGTACGAGATCCGGATCACAGACGGTTATGACAGCACAGGAAAGCAGATCACCATTAGCCGTATGTTTAAACCGAAAGAAACCTGGTCAGAGAAAAAAGCACTCAGTGAAGCGCGTAAGTTTGCTGACAGTCTGGAAAACCGTATGAAAAACGGTGAAAATCTGGATTCTGATAAGCTTACCCTGGAAAAGATCAGCCGTCTTTTCCTAGTGGATATGCAGCCGCCGGAACTGGCCCGTACTACTTATGCCTCGTACCGCAATATTCTTAACCAGCGCCTGATCCCCTATCTTGGATCTATAAAGCTTTCACGGATCAACGGCCACACAGCCAATGAATATGCCCGCCTGATCCGTGATCCCAAAGTCCGCAGGGATAACCGCCCCGGACCTTTGTCTGAAACAACGATCCATAAGGACCTGGCTGTATTAAGCGCTGTACTCTCCTATGCTGTGTCAGAAGGTTATCTTTCTATCAATCCTCTGATCTATGCCAGAAAACGCTCAAACCGCCGTAAAACGGTCAAAGAATATTCGGTGAAGTATTTTACCATTGAACAGGCAAAATGGTTCCTGTGGGCTCTGGACAATCCAATTGACATAAAGCATAAAGCCCATACCCGGAAGCTAAAGAACGGAACAACTTACACCGTCCTTGAATATACGCAAAGCTGGCAGCTTCCCTTGAAATGGCGCTTCTGTTTTCAGCTTTTTCTTTTTACAGGAGACCGACGGGGTGAGAATCTGGCACTTACCTGGAATGATCTGGATTTTGAAAAATGCACGGTCAATGTTTGTAAGGCCTCTGCCCACGTAGACGGTGAGACTTACATGAAAGAAACCAAAACGGGATCCACACGTACCGTGGTCGTTCCACGCTTTGTTATGGATGTAGCTGCCCAGTACCTGACAGAGCAAAAAAAGCAATGCCTGATCCTGGGCGACCGCTGGCAGGGATACCGGGGGAAGGAATTTAAAAAGAATTTTGTTTTTATTCAGGAAAACGGAAAACAAATGGACCTTGGAAGCCCACGCCATGAATTCAAACGATTGATCCGGATCTTCAATGAAAACGTAGCACAGTCTGAAGATGAGAAGCTTCCGGAAAGTGTTACACTCCATGATCTGAGACATACCGCTGCATCCATCCTGATCAGCAGCAACATGGATCCCCGGTCTGTAGCCGGTGTCCTTGGACATGCAGATCCCAGTACCACTCTCAATATATATGCTTATTTCTTTAAGAAAAAAAGCCAGGAAGCGGCTGACATTATGGAGTCCGTTCTTGGGAAAAATCAAGATAATGGGAAAATAATGGGATTTAGCCAGTAA
- a CDS encoding TM2 domain-containing protein encodes MSNFVTNTSHKSRKTALLLCIFGGLLGFHYFYVGRFWKGVLFFCTFVFFTLGWMHDISKILHGRFRDQYGYPLIEW; translated from the coding sequence ATGAGTAATTTTGTTACAAATACTAGCCATAAATCTAGAAAAACTGCATTGCTTCTATGTATTTTTGGCGGTTTATTGGGATTTCATTATTTTTATGTCGGACGTTTTTGGAAAGGGGTTCTTTTCTTCTGTACTTTTGTTTTTTTTACTTTGGGTTGGATGCATGATATCAGCAAAATTCTTCATGGCAGATTCCGCGATCAGTACGGATACCCCCTTATTGAGTGGTAA
- a CDS encoding sodium-dependent transporter: MEREKFSSRLGFILISAGCAIGLGNVWRFPYIVGAYGGAAFVLIYLAFLLILGLPIVVMEFAVGRASKRSAALSFNLLEPKDTKWHLTRYAAMAGNYMLMMFYTTVAGWMIYYFIKMLRGDFTGLDSDAVAGEFTSMLGNPTLMAGFMVFVVVLCFGICAQGLVAGVERITKVMMVCLLFLMIALAAHSMVLKGGEPGLEFYLKPDFGKMVDAGLGNSIFAAMGQSFFTLSIGIGALAIFGSYIGKEHRLTGEAISITILDTLVAFMAGLIIFPACFAYGVEPTSGPSLIFITLPNVFNHMAGGRLWGSLFFVFMSFAALSTVIAVFQNIISFATDLTGCSVKKAVAWNVAVVIILSLPCVFGFNIWSNFQPLGAGSNIQDLEDFILSDNLLPIGSLLYLLFCTSRYGWGFEKFLAEANEGAGVKFPRWARFYVSYILPLIVIFILVQGYIAKFF; the protein is encoded by the coding sequence ATGGAACGTGAAAAATTTTCTTCCAGATTAGGTTTCATCCTGATCTCAGCAGGCTGTGCTATTGGTCTGGGCAATGTATGGAGATTTCCTTATATTGTAGGAGCTTACGGAGGAGCTGCTTTTGTGCTTATTTATCTGGCATTTCTCCTGATCCTTGGTCTTCCTATTGTAGTAATGGAATTTGCTGTAGGACGTGCCAGTAAACGAAGTGCAGCTCTTTCTTTTAATTTGCTAGAGCCAAAGGATACAAAATGGCATCTGACCCGATATGCAGCTATGGCAGGAAACTATATGCTGATGATGTTCTATACCACGGTAGCAGGATGGATGATCTATTATTTCATTAAAATGCTCCGGGGAGACTTTACAGGACTTGATTCAGACGCAGTAGCTGGAGAGTTTACCAGCATGCTTGGGAACCCGACATTGATGGCGGGATTTATGGTTTTTGTGGTAGTTCTTTGTTTTGGTATCTGTGCCCAGGGGTTGGTAGCAGGTGTAGAACGTATTACAAAAGTGATGATGGTCTGCCTGTTGTTTCTTATGATAGCACTGGCTGCTCATTCTATGGTATTAAAGGGCGGTGAACCGGGACTGGAGTTTTATTTAAAGCCTGATTTTGGAAAAATGGTAGATGCAGGACTGGGAAATTCTATTTTTGCAGCTATGGGACAGTCTTTTTTTACATTAAGTATCGGTATTGGTGCGCTGGCTATTTTTGGAAGTTATATCGGAAAAGAACACCGTTTGACTGGCGAAGCCATCAGTATTACTATTCTGGATACACTGGTTGCATTTATGGCTGGTCTGATTATTTTCCCGGCATGCTTTGCTTATGGAGTTGAACCAACTTCCGGTCCGTCCCTGATCTTTATCACACTGCCAAACGTATTTAACCATATGGCAGGAGGAAGACTGTGGGGATCATTGTTCTTCGTATTTATGTCCTTTGCAGCTCTTTCTACTGTAATTGCTGTATTCCAGAATATTATTTCTTTTGCAACAGACCTTACAGGCTGTTCTGTAAAGAAAGCGGTAGCGTGGAATGTAGCAGTAGTGATCATCTTGTCATTGCCATGTGTGTTCGGATTTAATATCTGGAGTAATTTCCAGCCATTAGGAGCAGGATCCAATATACAGGATTTAGAAGACTTTATCCTCAGTGATAATCTGCTGCCGATTGGAAGTCTGTTATATCTGTTGTTTTGCACCAGCAGATATGGATGGGGATTTGAAAAATTCCTGGCAGAAGCAAATGAGGGAGCCGGTGTTAAATTTCCAAGATGGGCACGTTTTTACGTAAGTTATATCCTTCCGCTGATTGTGATCTTTATTCTGGTTCAGGGATATATTGCGAAATTCTTCTAA
- a CDS encoding helix-turn-helix domain-containing protein → MTINDRIKYFRKEIKGINQKEFAKVLGVTQSGVSYMEQKGSTVADSSIKAICSVFDVNEEWLRNGTEPMFAQPTTFSLDDFAKAKGATPLELKIMKTYFELDPDIRKAAMDFFKKQLLSAVAADPGLLIPDDQDDLEKLNPPAEAGNGTRKETSQKAPSLPELG, encoded by the coding sequence ATGACAATAAATGATCGAATAAAATATTTTCGCAAAGAGATTAAGGGAATAAATCAGAAAGAGTTCGCTAAAGTTCTAGGTGTAACGCAATCTGGAGTTAGTTATATGGAGCAAAAAGGCTCTACTGTAGCTGATAGTAGCATCAAAGCTATATGTTCTGTATTCGATGTAAATGAAGAATGGCTACGAAATGGCACAGAACCAATGTTCGCCCAGCCTACAACCTTTAGCTTGGACGACTTTGCAAAGGCCAAAGGTGCTACACCACTGGAGCTGAAGATCATGAAAACATATTTTGAACTGGATCCAGACATCAGAAAAGCAGCAATGGATTTTTTCAAAAAGCAGCTACTGTCTGCTGTAGCTGCTGATCCTGGATTATTAATCCCGGACGATCAGGACGATCTTGAAAAGCTTAATCCACCTGCTGAGGCCGGAAACGGTACCAGGAAGGAAACTTCTCAAAAGGCGCCCAGCCTTCCGGAGCTGGGTTAA
- a CDS encoding Fic family protein, whose amino-acid sequence MTTTEFIQFLMERFHIEWKRRDRSGVYGLTQRLLAYNSNKIEGSTLTEEQTASLFDTGTLPKSDDYYRAKDVEEMNGHFLMFNKMLETIDQPLSQELIKQFHYELKSGVFEDRANGYAIGDYKKRPNIVGMYETVLPSKVPEEMEKLISWYASQEVTLEILAEFHVRYESIHPFQDGNGRTGRMILFRECLRHNISPLIIEDAHRPKYLEALKEYRESESVAKMCSLFRLEQDYYWNRCQYFMSE is encoded by the coding sequence ATGACAACAACAGAATTTATTCAGTTCCTTATGGAACGTTTTCATATAGAATGGAAGCGCCGTGACCGCTCTGGAGTCTATGGCCTCACCCAGCGATTACTTGCTTATAACTCCAACAAGATTGAAGGCAGCACGCTGACGGAAGAACAGACTGCTTCCCTTTTTGATACCGGCACGCTTCCAAAATCAGATGATTATTACCGGGCAAAAGATGTAGAGGAAATGAACGGGCACTTCTTAATGTTCAATAAGATGCTTGAAACAATCGATCAACCTCTCAGCCAGGAACTGATCAAGCAGTTCCATTATGAACTAAAAAGCGGTGTCTTTGAAGATCGCGCTAACGGATATGCAATTGGTGACTACAAGAAACGTCCGAACATTGTCGGTATGTATGAAACGGTACTTCCAAGTAAAGTCCCAGAAGAAATGGAAAAGCTGATCTCCTGGTATGCTTCCCAGGAAGTCACTCTTGAAATTCTAGCCGAATTTCATGTTCGCTATGAAAGCATTCATCCCTTCCAGGACGGAAATGGACGCACTGGCCGGATGATTCTCTTTAGGGAATGTCTGCGCCATAATATTTCCCCATTGATCATTGAGGATGCTCATCGTCCCAAATATCTGGAAGCGTTAAAAGAATACCGTGAAAGCGAATCTGTAGCAAAAATGTGTTCCCTATTCCGTCTGGAACAGGATTATTATTGGAACAGGTGTCAGTATTTTATGTCTGAATAA